Proteins encoded together in one Vibrio lentus window:
- a CDS encoding LysR family transcriptional regulator: MTPYPSLPSSHNGLKAFEAAARLMSFTLAADELNVTQSAISRQIKQLEDDLNASLVIRKHRAIELTEQGHDLYVALRDSYGNIESVIASWSEPKQKRIVIKATLSFATRVLISKVRELNERYPDYEIVIVPVIEEDEAINSSEYDLLIFHTRFKKRYDNTPDITFLREEFMAPVCSTSLTNSASLTTQDTDLDSILTMPRLHPTLDHHDWKVWLADVEFPPKKPVRNTSFLSLDLALSACLSGEGVTVTDLLLVLQELQRGFLYCPKNAKIQHSAWTYFGHQRTHSPVISDLIEWLKGETAKEIELLKALSHQNHWSGVIQDH, from the coding sequence ATGACCCCATATCCTAGCTTGCCATCCTCACATAATGGCTTAAAAGCCTTCGAAGCGGCGGCAAGGCTGATGAGCTTTACCTTAGCCGCTGATGAACTCAACGTGACACAGAGTGCGATCAGCCGTCAGATCAAACAGCTTGAAGATGACTTAAACGCATCGTTGGTTATTCGTAAGCATCGAGCGATTGAATTAACAGAACAAGGTCATGATTTGTATGTGGCTTTGCGTGATAGCTACGGCAATATCGAATCGGTGATCGCCTCTTGGAGTGAGCCAAAACAGAAGCGGATTGTGATCAAAGCGACCCTCAGTTTTGCAACGCGAGTATTGATCTCTAAGGTTCGTGAATTAAACGAACGTTACCCCGACTACGAGATCGTGATTGTTCCTGTGATTGAAGAAGATGAAGCGATCAACAGCAGCGAGTATGACTTGTTGATCTTCCACACTCGCTTCAAAAAACGCTATGACAATACACCTGATATCACTTTCTTGCGCGAGGAGTTCATGGCGCCGGTTTGTTCTACTAGCTTAACGAATTCTGCCAGTTTAACGACGCAAGACACCGACCTCGATTCGATCTTAACCATGCCAAGGCTCCATCCCACCTTAGATCATCATGACTGGAAAGTATGGCTAGCCGATGTCGAGTTCCCGCCGAAAAAGCCCGTCAGAAACACCAGCTTCTTGTCGTTAGATTTAGCGCTCAGTGCATGTTTATCGGGGGAAGGTGTCACGGTGACTGATTTGCTTTTGGTATTACAAGAACTTCAACGAGGCTTTTTATACTGCCCTAAAAACGCCAAGATCCAACACAGTGCTTGGACTTACTTTGGCCACCAGCGTACTCATTCACCGGTAATAAGTGACCTTATTGAATGGCTTAAAGGCGAAACAGCGAAAGAGATTGAATTACTGAAAGCGCTATCCCATCAAAACCATTGGTCTGGAGTCATCCAAGATCATTAA
- a CDS encoding Spy/CpxP family protein refolding chaperone produces MKSLKKSLCVLTASALLVTAPFVSASTPQQPPQPALSPLQMVIASLNLTEEQQAEVFSLVQEYQSDRTEIDMDKAIELKKKQISLVTQPDFDEAEMEKVIDTVQATEKSMVMQEMRLKNNIYNVLTEQQKEQFKTMMKSAISGGK; encoded by the coding sequence ATGAAATCACTGAAAAAGTCGCTTTGTGTATTAACTGCTTCAGCTTTACTCGTTACCGCTCCGTTTGTGAGTGCTTCAACACCACAACAACCGCCACAGCCAGCGCTTAGCCCACTGCAAATGGTTATTGCTTCTTTGAATCTAACCGAAGAGCAACAAGCGGAAGTATTCTCTCTTGTCCAAGAGTATCAATCCGATAGAACAGAGATTGATATGGATAAAGCCATAGAGCTTAAGAAGAAACAGATCAGCCTTGTGACTCAACCGGATTTTGATGAAGCCGAAATGGAAAAGGTCATCGACACGGTTCAAGCCACTGAGAAGTCGATGGTGATGCAGGAGATGCGTCTTAAAAACAACATCTATAACGTGTTGACTGAACAGCAGAAAGAGCAATTTAAAACCATGATGAAGTCTGCGATCTCTGGTGGAAAGTAG
- a CDS encoding response regulator transcription factor: MKILVIDDKAKETDHPRSNLLKVLEEREGITYDLIMPDATQLKRKLAKSETGEYDLIIVDYMFDKPTSLFKTGTSLYSVIRSYTENTPIYLISVKRSPTNQIGDFELFIGNKFLENHTACKADIESHTALKMCRSVEGFLRLIQCPEDIKEDIEILIKPTLSKSDLGEVVNGDHIPPRELNNSLNLRLFSWLARSLLRKEGPLVSSSGAAALLGVSLEYFERISGEFNDALYKGIFNQSFDKRWWSISLEDNIYTRNDPEKYLENRPFKEAAAKLLHAKEDDLSSCAVCDQHYPDSLGIVAGEAQHELHPVHVTCSLFDDTLPKEPFFRNPRIIEIS; the protein is encoded by the coding sequence ATGAAAATTCTAGTTATTGATGATAAGGCTAAAGAGACTGATCATCCACGATCAAACCTTTTGAAGGTATTGGAAGAAAGAGAGGGCATTACTTATGATCTTATTATGCCCGATGCAACACAACTAAAAAGAAAGCTGGCAAAAAGTGAAACTGGTGAATACGATCTAATAATTGTTGACTACATGTTCGATAAACCTACGTCGCTATTTAAAACAGGAACATCACTGTATTCTGTTATTCGCTCGTATACAGAGAATACTCCTATTTACTTAATTTCAGTCAAGAGATCACCGACCAATCAAATTGGCGATTTCGAGTTATTTATCGGTAACAAGTTCCTTGAGAACCACACCGCGTGTAAAGCCGATATCGAAAGCCATACTGCGCTAAAAATGTGCAGATCTGTTGAAGGTTTTTTGAGACTGATTCAATGCCCAGAAGACATCAAGGAAGATATTGAAATATTGATTAAACCAACACTATCAAAGTCAGATCTTGGTGAGGTTGTAAACGGCGATCACATTCCTCCGCGAGAGCTTAATAATAGCCTTAACCTTAGGTTATTCTCATGGTTGGCACGCTCCCTATTGAGAAAAGAAGGCCCTTTAGTCAGTAGTTCAGGCGCTGCTGCACTATTAGGAGTAAGCCTAGAATACTTCGAAAGAATTTCTGGTGAGTTTAACGATGCTTTATATAAAGGCATTTTCAATCAATCATTTGATAAGCGTTGGTGGAGCATATCACTAGAGGACAATATTTATACAAGAAATGACCCTGAAAAATATCTAGAAAACCGACCTTTTAAAGAAGCTGCGGCTAAATTACTGCATGCAAAAGAAGATGACTTATCAAGTTGCGCTGTATGTGATCAACACTACCCTGATAGCTTAGGCATTGTTGCAGGAGAAGCACAACATGAACTTCACCCAGTACATGTTACATGCTCATTGTTTGATGACACTCTGCCAAAAGAACCTTTTTTCAGAAATCCACGAATTATTGAGATAAGTTAG
- a CDS encoding N-6 DNA methylase has translation MNPHSLPKKRELGAYYTPPELSQILVDWAITRPEETILEPSFGGCGFFDSCIKRLQAINCGSPDQQLYGVDIDKHAFDILSQKFGRVVDTKKRFIKSDFISVQPEDFLTNKFDVVLGNPPYVSMHNMTKEQRESCDKILQASPFSDVTMGRNASLWAFFLLHSLSFIKEGGRVAWVLPSSLLHADYAKNLIDIHQKHFKSVKLIKLAERFFRSEGAKETSIILIADGFSSAKINNGGVSVDYVDTLEELTLSLTEDVTNTAFNFGKYKLDLLPQCVKEVYESLSFKRYAHPLSQYLDIKIGMVTGANKYFVIDKKTIDKYNLPEECLRPVVGRFPSFIGVKHSVPRQRAIQRNNKRAYLVHATPEQMQDTSSPVSQYLSQVPVKEIEDNRTFKKRPHWFAPDDNIISDAFMSYMIHLGPRMVINQGRINCTNSIHKIFFRDKNMSADKKLAIAMSLLSSYSQLSAELEGRAYSSGVLKIEPSAGRKIEILLTDECVSDLKRAVPEIEKHIKNNLMDEVTTIVDNILISNNLVTKEQCIQLVKGAYFLRRERYKGVKSHL, from the coding sequence ATGAATCCGCACTCATTGCCTAAGAAAAGAGAGCTTGGAGCTTACTATACACCACCCGAGCTAAGCCAAATTCTTGTAGATTGGGCGATAACAAGACCAGAAGAAACAATTTTAGAGCCTAGTTTTGGAGGGTGTGGTTTTTTCGATAGCTGTATCAAACGATTGCAGGCCATAAACTGTGGCTCTCCAGATCAACAGCTTTATGGTGTTGATATAGATAAACACGCTTTTGATATTTTGAGTCAGAAATTTGGGCGCGTTGTTGATACAAAAAAGCGCTTTATTAAAAGTGACTTTATTTCAGTTCAACCTGAAGATTTTTTGACGAACAAATTTGATGTTGTGCTTGGCAATCCTCCTTATGTTTCAATGCACAATATGACAAAAGAGCAGCGTGAGTCTTGTGACAAAATTTTGCAAGCATCTCCTTTTTCTGACGTAACTATGGGGCGTAATGCAAGCTTATGGGCATTTTTCCTGTTGCATAGCCTGTCATTTATTAAAGAAGGTGGTCGAGTTGCTTGGGTTTTACCAAGTAGCTTGCTACATGCTGATTATGCTAAGAACCTCATTGATATCCATCAGAAGCACTTCAAGAGCGTAAAGCTTATTAAATTAGCAGAGCGCTTTTTTAGAAGCGAAGGGGCTAAAGAAACATCAATTATTCTTATTGCTGATGGTTTTAGCTCAGCTAAAATCAACAATGGCGGTGTTTCTGTCGATTACGTTGATACATTAGAAGAGTTAACGTTGAGTCTGACTGAAGATGTTACAAATACTGCTTTTAACTTCGGAAAGTATAAGCTTGACCTACTGCCCCAATGTGTAAAGGAAGTGTATGAATCTTTATCTTTTAAAAGATACGCACATCCACTTAGCCAGTACTTAGACATAAAAATAGGTATGGTTACCGGTGCCAATAAGTACTTTGTCATAGACAAAAAAACAATAGATAAATACAACCTTCCAGAAGAATGCTTGAGGCCGGTAGTAGGGCGTTTCCCTTCATTTATTGGAGTGAAACATTCTGTTCCAAGGCAAAGAGCTATCCAAAGAAACAATAAGCGGGCTTACTTGGTGCATGCAACGCCGGAACAAATGCAGGACACATCTAGTCCTGTAAGTCAGTACTTGTCACAGGTTCCAGTTAAAGAAATAGAGGACAATCGCACATTTAAAAAGCGACCTCATTGGTTTGCTCCTGATGACAATATAATCTCCGACGCGTTTATGTCTTATATGATCCATCTTGGCCCAAGAATGGTGATCAACCAAGGAAGAATTAATTGTACCAACTCAATACATAAAATCTTCTTTCGTGATAAGAATATGAGTGCAGATAAAAAGCTAGCTATTGCTATGTCACTACTTTCTAGTTATTCGCAACTTTCCGCTGAACTAGAAGGGAGAGCATACAGTTCTGGTGTGCTGAAAATCGAGCCAAGTGCAGGTAGAAAAATAGAAATCCTGTTAACAGATGAATGTGTAAGTGACCTTAAACGTGCTGTACCTGAAATAGAAAAGCATATTAAAAACAATTTAATGGACGAGGTTACAACTATCGTTGATAATATTCTTATAAGTAACAACCTCGTAACAAAAGAACAGTGTATTCAGTTGGTAAAGGGGGCTTATTTTTTGCGAAGAGAGCGCTATAAAGGTGTAAAAAGTCATTTATAA
- a CDS encoding PAS domain-containing protein — translation MLNLPAEFEQFHWMVDMVQNVDMGLVVINRDFQVQVWNGFMTHHSGKQSHDAIGKSIFELFPEIPEEWFRLKTKPVYDLGCRSFITWQQRPYLFKCRNVRPVTQQADFMYQNVTLNPMRSPTGQVSSLFLSIQDATAEALVSQKN, via the coding sequence ATGCTGAATCTTCCTGCTGAATTTGAACAGTTCCACTGGATGGTGGACATGGTTCAAAACGTCGATATGGGGCTGGTGGTCATTAACCGTGACTTTCAGGTACAAGTTTGGAATGGCTTCATGACGCACCATAGCGGTAAGCAATCGCACGATGCGATCGGTAAGTCTATCTTTGAACTGTTCCCTGAAATCCCTGAAGAGTGGTTTAGGCTCAAAACCAAGCCAGTCTACGATTTAGGCTGCCGTAGCTTCATTACATGGCAACAAAGGCCTTATCTGTTTAAGTGCCGTAATGTTAGGCCTGTAACCCAACAAGCCGACTTTATGTATCAGAACGTGACGCTAAACCCAATGCGCTCACCAACAGGGCAAGTCAGCTCATTGTTCTTGTCGATTCAAGATGCGACCGCTGAAGCGTTAGTCTCTCAAAAGAACTAG
- a CDS encoding GMP reductase, with translation MRIEQELKLGFKDVLFRPKRSTLKSRSQVELTRDFTFKHSGRQWSGTPVIAANMDSVASFEMAAALAEHGVMTAVHKHYTVEQWAEFAKTADKKTLNNVFVSTGTSEAEFEKVKKIMALSEEFVFICIDIANGYSEHLVEFVQKVRAEFPTKVISAGNVVTGDMVEELILAGADIVKVGIGPGSVCTTRVKTGVGYPQLSAIIECGDAAHGLGGMIIGDGGCSCAGDVSKAFGGGADFVMLGGMLAGHSESGGEVVEQDGKQYMKFYGMSSQSAMDKHSGGVAKYRAAEGKTVLLPYRGSVHNTISDILGGVRSTCTYVGAAKLKELTKRTTFIRVQEQENNVFGKE, from the coding sequence ATGCGTATCGAACAAGAACTTAAGTTAGGTTTCAAAGATGTACTCTTCCGTCCGAAGCGTTCTACCCTTAAAAGCCGTTCTCAAGTTGAATTAACCCGCGATTTTACATTCAAGCATAGCGGTCGTCAATGGTCTGGTACTCCAGTAATTGCAGCTAACATGGATTCGGTAGCAAGCTTTGAAATGGCAGCTGCTCTAGCAGAGCACGGTGTTATGACTGCAGTACACAAGCACTACACAGTAGAGCAGTGGGCTGAGTTTGCTAAAACAGCAGACAAGAAAACACTGAACAACGTTTTTGTATCAACAGGTACGTCTGAAGCTGAGTTCGAGAAAGTTAAGAAGATCATGGCGCTTAGCGAAGAGTTCGTATTTATCTGTATTGATATCGCTAACGGCTACTCAGAGCACCTTGTTGAGTTCGTACAGAAAGTACGTGCTGAATTCCCGACTAAAGTTATCTCTGCGGGTAACGTTGTAACGGGTGACATGGTTGAAGAGCTAATCCTAGCTGGCGCAGACATTGTTAAGGTTGGTATCGGCCCTGGTTCTGTTTGTACTACACGTGTTAAAACAGGCGTAGGTTACCCTCAACTTTCTGCAATCATCGAGTGTGGCGACGCGGCACACGGCCTTGGCGGTATGATCATCGGTGACGGTGGCTGTTCATGTGCGGGTGACGTATCTAAAGCGTTCGGCGGCGGTGCTGACTTCGTAATGCTAGGCGGCATGCTAGCAGGTCACTCTGAGTCAGGCGGTGAAGTTGTAGAGCAAGACGGTAAGCAATACATGAAGTTCTACGGCATGTCTTCACAGTCGGCTATGGACAAGCACTCAGGTGGTGTTGCTAAGTACCGTGCTGCGGAAGGTAAAACTGTTTTACTTCCATACCGTGGTTCAGTTCACAACACAATTTCTGACATCCTTGGTGGTGTACGTTCAACTTGTACCTACGTAGGCGCAGCAAAGCTTAAAGAGCTAACTAAGCGTACTACTTTCATCCGTGTACAAGAGCAAGAGAACAACGTATTCGGTAAAGAGTAA
- a CDS encoding MATE family efflux transporter, which translates to MKKILTLAFPLIISQLISMALVLTDVWMMSRISVSALAAGGLGASIYFFIFIIASSTVGCVVNLIAIAYGQRVARPEFGNTQIRLAVKGATMLAFVLSVTLMASFWFAPLVLEAAKQPPEVITLAMEYVHALKWVMLPSLILLVLRGLTSAFGNVRSILVMSVITVILNVPVSYLLTFQLDMGLTGLGLGTAIAAFIVMLGYTVWVFKRDEFKQFAPWLHTEEYSIKLMSPLLMMGLPIAMAALLEHGLIYGGTLMAGTISIASLALHQILLQCLSFTWNFNFGFSQAAAILVGRDYGAGNYEGIKRTSVLSFILVSVSVLSVALSAVFIIWPEMIASLFKLDDGTGAMTSLLASVIWVVALCFIVDAWQLLAINLLRGMKIVSMPTVMTAIGYWIFGLPAAWYLMHKFQLAGIWGGIGVGLGVTGILLLIQLMRVIQKNNQSPDLSNHAYT; encoded by the coding sequence ATGAAAAAAATACTCACTCTTGCATTCCCTTTGATCATTTCACAGCTGATATCCATGGCTTTAGTCCTTACTGATGTTTGGATGATGTCGCGAATCAGTGTGTCAGCCCTTGCGGCTGGTGGCTTAGGTGCCTCTATCTACTTCTTCATCTTCATTATTGCGAGCAGCACCGTAGGCTGTGTCGTGAACCTGATCGCTATTGCTTATGGTCAACGAGTAGCTCGCCCAGAGTTTGGTAATACACAAATTAGGTTGGCAGTGAAAGGCGCAACTATGCTGGCATTTGTGTTGAGTGTGACCTTAATGGCGAGCTTCTGGTTTGCTCCGTTGGTATTGGAAGCAGCAAAACAGCCGCCAGAAGTGATCACCTTAGCGATGGAATACGTGCACGCCTTGAAATGGGTAATGCTGCCTTCGCTTATCTTATTGGTGCTGCGTGGCTTAACCAGTGCGTTCGGTAATGTGCGATCCATTCTTGTGATGTCTGTTATTACCGTAATTCTGAATGTGCCAGTGAGTTATTTACTGACGTTCCAGCTCGATATGGGCTTAACGGGTCTAGGTTTAGGAACCGCTATTGCTGCGTTTATCGTGATGCTTGGATATACGGTGTGGGTGTTTAAGCGCGACGAGTTCAAGCAATTCGCCCCATGGCTTCATACTGAAGAATATTCGATTAAGTTGATGAGTCCTTTATTGATGATGGGCTTGCCGATTGCAATGGCGGCTTTACTTGAGCATGGCTTAATTTACGGCGGCACCTTAATGGCGGGCACGATCAGTATTGCTTCGTTAGCTCTGCACCAAATCCTTTTGCAATGCTTAAGTTTCACTTGGAACTTCAATTTCGGCTTCTCACAGGCTGCCGCTATTTTGGTTGGGCGTGATTACGGTGCGGGCAACTACGAAGGAATCAAAAGAACATCCGTTCTAAGCTTTATCTTGGTGTCGGTGTCGGTGTTGAGCGTGGCGTTGTCTGCCGTGTTTATCATATGGCCTGAAATGATCGCTTCTCTCTTTAAGCTAGACGACGGCACTGGTGCGATGACTTCGTTATTAGCTTCTGTTATCTGGGTGGTAGCGTTGTGCTTCATCGTTGATGCTTGGCAGTTACTGGCAATTAACCTATTGAGAGGGATGAAGATTGTTTCAATGCCAACCGTGATGACAGCCATTGGTTACTGGATATTTGGCCTACCTGCTGCTTGGTATTTGATGCATAAGTTCCAGCTTGCAGGGATTTGGGGCGGAATCGGCGTTGGTTTAGGTGTGACGGGTATTCTGCTACTTATCCAATTGATGCGTGTCATTCAAAAGAACAACCAATCTCCAGATTTGTCGAATCATGCTTATACGTGA
- a CDS encoding response regulator, producing MSFPVLICDDSALARKQMARSLPSSLNADITFAVHGLNALEELAQNQFKLMFLDLTMPELDGYGTLEEMQRLGDTTPVVVVSGDIQPKAQQKVMDLGAKAFLQKPIDKEALKAILREHVDPPKQPQLYTPTALELPILRRRDIYMEVANVAIGRAADALARHFNVFVHLPLPNVNIFEVSELHMALRDLADNDQVSGVCQGFSGEGIAGEALVLLSDSSVSDLKKLMKVPTESEQLEELELLMDVSNILVGSFLNGLGEQSEVRFFQSSPVLLGQHISIDSVIENTSGSFKKTMTFEVSYNIDGTSIRCDLLFMFVDESLPLLDNKLAYLMEEF from the coding sequence ATGTCGTTCCCAGTTCTTATATGTGATGATTCTGCGTTAGCAAGGAAGCAGATGGCTCGATCACTGCCTAGTTCTCTAAATGCAGATATAACTTTTGCTGTTCATGGGCTTAATGCACTTGAAGAGTTAGCTCAAAACCAATTTAAATTGATGTTCCTCGACCTCACCATGCCGGAATTAGACGGCTATGGCACATTGGAAGAGATGCAACGTTTGGGTGATACCACGCCTGTTGTCGTTGTTTCTGGTGACATACAACCAAAAGCACAACAGAAGGTGATGGATCTCGGCGCTAAAGCGTTTTTGCAAAAGCCGATCGATAAAGAAGCGTTAAAAGCGATTTTACGTGAGCACGTCGATCCACCAAAACAACCTCAACTGTATACGCCTACTGCTCTCGAACTTCCAATATTGCGCCGACGCGATATCTATATGGAAGTCGCGAACGTAGCGATAGGCCGTGCCGCTGATGCACTGGCTCGTCACTTTAATGTATTTGTGCACTTACCACTGCCGAACGTCAACATCTTCGAAGTAAGTGAATTGCATATGGCGCTTCGTGACCTAGCAGACAACGACCAAGTGTCGGGTGTTTGCCAAGGCTTCAGCGGAGAAGGCATTGCAGGCGAAGCATTAGTCTTGTTGAGTGATTCCAGCGTGAGCGATCTTAAGAAGCTCATGAAAGTGCCAACCGAAAGTGAACAGCTTGAAGAACTAGAACTGCTGATGGATGTGTCGAACATCTTAGTTGGCTCATTCTTGAATGGGTTAGGGGAACAATCAGAAGTTCGTTTCTTCCAAAGCTCACCTGTGCTGCTCGGGCAACACATCTCGATTGATTCCGTGATTGAGAATACCAGTGGCTCGTTTAAGAAGACCATGACCTTTGAAGTCAGCTACAACATTGATGGCACTTCAATCCGTTGTGATCTTCTGTTCATGTTCGTTGACGAATCTCTGCCTCTTCTAGACAACAAATTGGCCTACCTAATGGAGGAGTTTTAA
- a CDS encoding sensor histidine kinase produces the protein MIEKRDLKTKSLTFDVDAQLIRELGERLVSRNHIGISEIIKNAYDADSPSVDVSLANINDDDLGQSELIISDHGLGMSFDTVKNHWMTIGTSNKRLNPVSKLYGRPVTGNKGIGRFACQRLAEHLELTTCAKVSDGYEHTTVQFDWEDFKAGKRLSNVHCKYQSYQSSEGTVGTTLKLKRLRERVTERDFKMILKSITLISITIPVKRERFEEDPGFEASIRAPEFKELIGSASFKADEKLLTSGWGTVNGIINENGSISFELESKDSEKQTYSYDGEQFIPLSGVSFTIHIVPLKSRDGIEYRRDSTLLTRSVLKDVTEIHAGIKLYLNGFRVYPYGDVNEGDDWLRIAHDISRRRGPSDFLDLQDLAGKLGIESPNRAMLNHPGTRSLIGEVTIQGKAVEALQVKMDREGLVENDNFKSLRKAIRISLDWATINYEAWLIRSRKKRHESVVQAFEESVGNKYESTESRITKAINTLWSSEAAVDSEIDAITEWESSDPNKNNKNPVSEFQSTPEAKVPVPPNPVEPEAPSIENIISKENVEQKNTAQAFLLSQYKELEAESELLRAVSATAPLLFVFAHEVKGIAQTLTSQSAQLKLIADKIDNQDIKLELLSMAQSASDYQKSFDDLFELFEIFSDSTGKSNKKITYHNLFKRIETGFSFFLKQYDIKLEFEKVKPFLGVPKLNQAEAYSVLINLISNSIKSLIASDSEERFIHVSVIREDEGLHYITVKDNGIGLKKEHWDRVFEAKTYDPEGKLYSSVSSKISDDKISNLGKGSGLGLNIVQNILRKYKGNAKFVEPSAHWNAEVQITIGN, from the coding sequence GTGATAGAGAAAAGAGACTTAAAAACCAAATCACTCACCTTCGACGTAGATGCTCAGCTCATTCGAGAACTAGGTGAAAGACTAGTTAGTAGAAACCATATTGGTATTTCAGAAATAATAAAGAATGCTTACGATGCGGATAGCCCGAGTGTCGACGTATCTCTAGCCAACATCAATGACGATGATCTAGGTCAATCGGAGTTAATTATTTCAGACCATGGTTTAGGTATGAGTTTCGATACCGTGAAAAACCATTGGATGACCATTGGCACAAGTAACAAACGATTGAACCCCGTTAGCAAGCTCTACGGACGCCCTGTCACAGGTAATAAAGGCATTGGCCGCTTTGCCTGCCAGCGTTTGGCAGAGCACCTAGAACTAACAACATGCGCTAAGGTATCTGACGGTTATGAACATACAACGGTTCAATTTGACTGGGAGGATTTCAAGGCAGGAAAACGCCTGTCAAATGTCCATTGTAAATACCAAAGCTACCAATCAAGTGAAGGAACTGTAGGCACAACTTTAAAACTCAAACGGCTGCGTGAACGAGTTACTGAGCGTGACTTCAAAATGATCCTAAAGAGCATCACACTTATTTCAATCACCATTCCTGTTAAACGAGAACGTTTTGAAGAAGATCCTGGTTTTGAAGCTAGTATTCGTGCTCCTGAATTTAAAGAGCTCATTGGCAGCGCATCATTTAAAGCTGATGAAAAGCTTTTGACCTCTGGTTGGGGAACTGTTAACGGTATAATCAATGAAAATGGTTCTATTTCATTCGAACTCGAGAGCAAAGACTCAGAAAAACAAACTTATTCATACGATGGTGAACAGTTTATTCCACTTAGTGGGGTTTCTTTTACAATTCACATAGTCCCATTAAAAAGCAGGGACGGCATCGAATACCGAAGGGATTCTACTCTTTTAACTCGTTCAGTATTAAAGGATGTCACTGAAATTCATGCCGGTATCAAACTTTACCTAAATGGATTTAGAGTTTATCCATATGGTGATGTAAACGAAGGTGATGACTGGCTACGCATTGCTCACGATATTTCGCGTCGCCGTGGTCCTAGTGACTTCCTCGATCTACAGGATCTAGCTGGGAAGTTGGGCATTGAGAGTCCTAATCGCGCTATGCTTAATCACCCAGGTACACGATCACTCATCGGTGAAGTAACTATCCAAGGGAAGGCAGTTGAAGCATTGCAAGTAAAAATGGACCGTGAAGGTCTTGTTGAAAACGATAACTTTAAAAGCTTAAGAAAAGCAATACGAATATCACTAGATTGGGCAACTATCAACTACGAAGCGTGGCTAATTCGTTCACGTAAAAAACGTCACGAATCTGTTGTCCAAGCTTTCGAAGAGTCTGTAGGGAACAAGTACGAAAGTACTGAGAGTAGAATAACCAAAGCGATTAATACTCTATGGTCTTCAGAAGCGGCCGTTGATAGCGAAATAGATGCAATTACGGAATGGGAATCAAGCGACCCTAATAAAAACAATAAAAATCCAGTTTCAGAGTTTCAATCAACACCTGAAGCTAAAGTTCCGGTTCCACCAAACCCAGTTGAGCCTGAAGCTCCTTCTATAGAAAATATCATATCAAAGGAAAACGTTGAGCAAAAAAATACCGCCCAAGCATTTCTACTTTCTCAATATAAAGAACTCGAAGCTGAGTCTGAGCTGCTGCGAGCTGTTTCTGCCACTGCACCGTTACTTTTTGTATTTGCCCATGAAGTTAAAGGTATTGCACAGACATTAACTAGCCAATCGGCTCAACTCAAATTGATCGCAGATAAGATTGATAATCAAGACATAAAATTAGAGCTATTATCGATGGCACAAAGTGCCAGTGATTATCAAAAATCTTTTGATGATTTATTTGAACTATTTGAAATATTTTCTGATTCAACTGGTAAATCTAATAAAAAAATCACTTATCATAATTTGTTCAAGCGCATCGAAACAGGATTTAGTTTCTTCTTGAAACAATACGATATCAAATTGGAATTTGAAAAGGTCAAGCCCTTTTTAGGTGTCCCAAAACTTAATCAGGCAGAAGCCTATTCCGTGCTCATCAACCTCATCTCTAATAGCATAAAATCACTTATTGCAAGCGACTCAGAAGAACGTTTTATTCATGTTTCAGTAATAAGAGAGGATGAAGGGCTTCACTACATTACTGTAAAAGATAACGGTATTGGGCTTAAAAAAGAGCATTGGGATAGAGTATTTGAAGCAAAAACTTATGACCCGGAAGGAAAATTATATAGTTCAGTTTCATCCAAAATAAGTGATGACAAAATTAGCAACCTTGGTAAGGGTTCTGGACTCGGCCTCAACATTGTTCAGAATATTCTTAGGAAGTACAAAGGAAATGCAAAATTTGTCGAACCATCGGCTCATTGGAATGCCGAAGTGCAGATAACAATTGGAAACTAA